A single window of Metallosphaera hakonensis JCM 8857 = DSM 7519 DNA harbors:
- the doxD gene encoding thiosulfate:quinone oxidoreductase large subunit, whose translation MAEKQLNPGNSTRMEYLFPIRFAVGWMFLDGGLRKAVLKPAKLDPSSSSFVGGKLVNFLPHAGPFKPFLLMTLENKALDVTFLTLFSYVEIIAGLFLILGLLTRLSAFAALLMSVGFAPAYWLGSTCEDEWQIGSLLTAGSVVLMLTATGRTMGLDALLYRKFGDRALSRKVPILNLIKLW comes from the coding sequence ATGGCTGAGAAGCAGTTAAACCCTGGGAACTCAACCAGGATGGAGTACCTCTTTCCAATCCGATTCGCTGTGGGTTGGATGTTCTTGGACGGTGGGCTGAGAAAGGCCGTACTCAAGCCCGCAAAATTGGATCCGAGCTCTTCGTCCTTTGTCGGTGGTAAGCTCGTTAACTTCCTACCACACGCAGGTCCCTTCAAACCTTTCCTTTTAATGACGCTGGAGAACAAGGCATTGGACGTAACGTTCCTCACCCTATTTAGCTATGTGGAAATAATAGCTGGGCTATTCCTGATCTTGGGACTACTGACAAGGCTATCAGCCTTCGCCGCGTTGCTGATGTCCGTGGGTTTCGCTCCGGCTTACTGGTTAGGTTCCACCTGTGAAGACGAATGGCAGATCGGATCACTTCTGACAGCGGGATCCGTAGTTCTAATGCTGACCGCAACAGGGAGGACAATGGGTCTTGACGCCCTGCTCTACAGGAAGTTCGGGGATAGGGCACTCTCAAGGAAAGTGCCGATCCTCAACTTGATTAAACTCTGGTGA
- a CDS encoding alpha/beta hydrolase family protein: MDPKEAYNIRAISEVKLEPRGLIHGETWIKDNNYLTTIYLNGKPLLEGKVSLPRFHGDDLYYVRNDGSASLMVQSAYGEPRVAAELGKILKYERHVKGLLILGEDLLDKQSAIAPFSTEKMKYRFDGRGLLRTRTSLYLLKDRELTKMLGGDFDVTDFSTNGKRVVVSTTQPDDDLGLNGLYELDVDNGEMWRIDRKEGIISAISVNEGGEVVYLGHDKGKNPWAVKEVILPERGERYQCGNTCGSSVLTDVFDGAKERLIYHDDEIITLGQVGGEVNLYRIADGKVEKITQGNHVIRLFDYNGSLAYSFTTPEKPSLLFHDGIYDPNPHVKGLTPVKVNSKIEGWGIITGDNPTILFIHGGPHMAYGYSYFVEFQFFASNGFNVIYANPTGSQGYGEEFAKGCVGDWGGKDMRELLDFVNDARRQFNLSKKIGVTGGSYGGFMTNWIETHTDVFSAAVSERGISNLVSMCGTSDIGFWFNAVEAGVEDPWSREGMDKLMRMSPIYYVDNAKTPIMFIHGEEDYRCPIEQAEQFHVALRSRGVESKLVRYQGDGHEHARKGKPDNMVHRLNLKLEWFRSHL; this comes from the coding sequence ATGGATCCAAAGGAAGCGTATAACATAAGGGCCATATCTGAGGTAAAACTTGAACCAAGGGGTCTAATCCACGGGGAAACGTGGATAAAGGACAACAACTACTTAACCACGATCTACCTTAATGGAAAACCCCTCCTGGAAGGTAAGGTAAGTCTACCCAGGTTCCACGGGGACGACCTCTATTACGTCAGAAATGACGGTTCAGCGAGTCTGATGGTTCAGTCGGCGTACGGAGAACCCAGGGTCGCGGCCGAACTGGGCAAAATACTGAAATACGAGAGGCACGTCAAGGGTCTCCTTATCCTGGGAGAGGACCTCCTGGACAAGCAGTCTGCGATCGCTCCCTTCTCTACAGAAAAAATGAAGTACAGGTTTGACGGCAGGGGGTTACTGAGGACCAGGACTTCGCTCTACCTCCTCAAGGACCGGGAGTTAACCAAGATGTTGGGAGGGGACTTCGATGTGACCGATTTTTCCACCAACGGTAAAAGGGTGGTGGTCTCGACGACTCAACCCGACGACGACCTGGGACTTAACGGCCTATACGAACTTGACGTAGATAACGGTGAGATGTGGAGGATCGACAGGAAAGAAGGGATTATCTCGGCGATCTCCGTGAATGAGGGAGGGGAAGTAGTCTATCTGGGTCACGATAAGGGAAAAAACCCGTGGGCTGTCAAGGAGGTGATACTCCCTGAGAGAGGAGAGAGATACCAGTGCGGGAACACCTGTGGATCTTCCGTGCTCACAGACGTCTTCGACGGAGCCAAGGAGAGGCTGATCTACCACGATGACGAAATAATTACGCTTGGACAAGTAGGTGGAGAGGTTAATCTCTACAGGATCGCAGATGGAAAGGTGGAGAAGATCACCCAAGGAAACCACGTAATAAGGCTGTTCGATTACAACGGTTCATTGGCTTACTCGTTTACAACTCCTGAGAAACCTTCCTTGCTTTTCCATGACGGGATATATGACCCAAATCCCCACGTCAAGGGACTGACCCCGGTCAAGGTGAACTCCAAGATTGAGGGATGGGGGATCATCACGGGCGACAATCCCACCATCCTGTTCATTCACGGCGGTCCCCATATGGCCTACGGTTACTCCTACTTCGTGGAGTTTCAATTCTTTGCGTCCAACGGTTTCAACGTAATTTACGCAAATCCCACGGGCAGTCAAGGTTACGGCGAGGAGTTCGCAAAAGGATGCGTTGGGGACTGGGGAGGTAAGGATATGAGGGAACTACTTGATTTCGTGAATGACGCCAGGAGGCAGTTCAACCTCTCCAAGAAGATCGGAGTAACGGGAGGATCCTACGGAGGGTTCATGACCAACTGGATAGAGACCCATACGGACGTGTTTTCGGCTGCCGTGAGCGAGAGGGGCATATCGAACCTAGTGAGCATGTGCGGGACCAGCGACATAGGGTTCTGGTTCAATGCCGTAGAGGCCGGAGTTGAGGACCCCTGGTCTAGGGAGGGGATGGATAAGCTCATGAGGATGTCGCCGATCTATTACGTGGACAACGCTAAAACGCCAATAATGTTCATACATGGAGAGGAAGACTACCGATGCCCCATAGAACAGGCGGAACAGTTCCATGTGGCCCTTAGATCTAGGGGAGTTGAAAGTAAGCTGGTGAGGTACCAAGGAGACGGACACGAACACGCTAGAAAGGGGAAACCAGACAACATGGTGCACAGGCTCAACCTGAAGTTGGAATGGTTCAGGTCCCATCTCTAG
- a CDS encoding conjugal transfer protein, whose amino-acid sequence MGKRSKSIFYSYLYDSLRFYGTALSLYEKIKNSREPLYPDLRAQEEMKIFHIARSFETLGKAYLTSYGFLIIFPSLIISTAKKGGLRAPRHLQKELNSLSILARQALNPKKLTNKLKHDPLGKSQLPDLFISSAKFMEQIGEKELATLYNKVSAYLSKPNNQRKYDDISQLRKEITDLIRFKEIYKELFEILKNCIEENSNEAICKTLTDETKKTLSSFINKTYLLDQIFSLLDLGLQGLYDGILYTAYLARAAEIADYTVGRTEEDEKYLAEIIDHQAEMFELLKRIEETNNQLIKDHELDDFMGQIEEESREFFKKLDVNRKDSQNPSQD is encoded by the coding sequence ATGGGTAAAAGGAGTAAATCGATTTTTTACAGTTACTTATATGATTCCCTAAGGTTTTATGGTACTGCCTTAAGTTTATATGAAAAAATTAAAAATAGTAGAGAACCTCTATATCCGGATTTGAGAGCTCAAGAAGAAATGAAAATCTTCCATATTGCCAGGTCATTTGAAACCTTGGGCAAAGCTTATCTAACTTCTTATGGATTTCTGATAATTTTCCCATCACTCATTATCTCAACTGCTAAAAAAGGAGGACTTAGGGCTCCTAGGCATTTACAAAAAGAGTTGAACTCGCTTTCTATTCTAGCTCGACAGGCCTTAAACCCCAAAAAGCTCACTAATAAATTAAAGCATGATCCGCTTGGGAAATCACAACTCCCCGATTTGTTTATTAGTTCTGCAAAATTCATGGAACAAATTGGAGAGAAGGAATTAGCAACGTTATACAATAAAGTCTCGGCATATTTATCTAAACCTAATAATCAGAGAAAATACGATGATATCTCACAGCTAAGAAAAGAAATTACAGATTTAATTCGGTTTAAGGAGATTTACAAGGAGCTATTCGAAATCCTCAAGAATTGTATCGAAGAAAACAGTAATGAAGCTATATGTAAAACTCTCACAGATGAAACAAAGAAGACGTTGTCTTCATTTATAAATAAAACATATTTACTAGATCAAATCTTTTCACTGTTGGATTTAGGCTTACAAGGGTTGTATGACGGGATTCTATACACTGCATATTTAGCTAGGGCCGCTGAAATAGCTGATTACACCGTAGGTAGGACAGAAGAAGATGAGAAATATCTAGCCGAAATAATAGATCATCAGGCAGAAATGTTTGAATTGTTGAAGCGGATAGAGGAAACAAACAACCAATTGATCAAGGACCATGAGCTCGACGACTTTATGGGTCAAATAGAGGAAGAGTCAAGAGAGTTCTTTAAAAAATTAGACGTAAATAGAAAGGATTCTCAAAACCCAAGTCAAGATTGA
- a CDS encoding sulfite oxidase-like oxidoreductase: MENQTQIPPGQRAVKKFIYYAALGVPEVDINDYRFKVTGLVEKERSYTYEELIKMMDVSYKRDFHCVTGWSVLGVDWNGVKLKRLVEESVPKKEAKWVMFYSLDGYTTTVPLSDVLQEDSVLVLYVNGKPLTKEMGFPARPFFPHLYGWKSAKWVTSMELIPEYIDGYWEERGYHERGNVWDEERFKGIWGRHSKKRPIL; the protein is encoded by the coding sequence ATGGAAAATCAAACACAGATACCTCCTGGTCAAAGAGCTGTTAAGAAATTCATTTACTACGCTGCTCTGGGAGTTCCAGAGGTCGATATAAATGACTACAGGTTTAAAGTTACAGGACTTGTGGAGAAGGAGAGAAGTTACACCTATGAAGAGTTAATCAAGATGATGGACGTGTCCTATAAGAGGGACTTTCACTGCGTGACGGGCTGGAGCGTATTAGGAGTCGATTGGAACGGTGTGAAACTAAAGAGGTTAGTAGAGGAGAGCGTCCCCAAGAAGGAGGCTAAATGGGTAATGTTCTATTCCCTCGATGGTTACACCACGACAGTACCCTTGAGTGACGTGCTACAGGAAGACTCGGTATTGGTACTTTACGTTAACGGAAAACCCTTAACCAAGGAAATGGGGTTTCCCGCTAGGCCCTTCTTTCCTCATTTATACGGTTGGAAGAGTGCCAAGTGGGTGACGTCCATGGAGCTAATCCCTGAGTACATAGACGGTTACTGGGAAGAAAGGGGTTATCATGAAAGGGGAAACGTATGGGATGAGGAGAGGTTCAAGGGCATTTGGGGAAGGCACTCAAAGAAGAGACCTATTTTATAG
- the doxA gene encoding thiosulfate:quinone oxidoreductase small subunit, producing the protein MDRTAVVALIFGVLVIAFILGTGQWAYGNVVGPLVNYSKLPKLEITYANDVTKGNETLLILNVTDVDGPDAYPATVPLMEIYNSTWHVFLNSSEISNYTTKVIQAPWNENKRDYVNWYTGFAVPLGSEAQFQLALPMHLSPGSYTVKLFTPGISLKSEASATFVVS; encoded by the coding sequence ATGGACAGAACTGCAGTTGTCGCATTGATATTTGGAGTCCTGGTGATAGCCTTCATCCTAGGCACGGGTCAATGGGCTTACGGTAACGTGGTCGGTCCTCTGGTGAATTACTCGAAACTTCCCAAATTGGAGATAACCTACGCTAATGACGTCACTAAGGGAAACGAAACCCTCCTGATCCTCAACGTCACCGACGTGGACGGGCCTGACGCCTATCCGGCTACCGTTCCCCTCATGGAGATATATAACTCCACTTGGCACGTGTTCCTTAATTCGTCAGAGATCTCCAATTACACCACCAAGGTGATTCAAGCTCCTTGGAATGAGAACAAGAGGGACTACGTCAATTGGTATACCGGATTCGCCGTGCCTCTAGGTAGTGAGGCTCAGTTCCAGCTAGCTCTGCCCATGCACCTGTCCCCAGGTTCCTACACCGTGAAGCTCTTCACTCCAGGGATATCGCTGAAGTCGGAGGCCAGTGCCACGTTCGTGGTAAGTTAA